The proteins below come from a single Chitinophaga pinensis DSM 2588 genomic window:
- a CDS encoding AAA family ATPase yields MTLTTYTIYAPEVQSAIRIAQALAKEHHHANYTPAHLLLACLHKEVGITPQLQAMNIDTYYLEEWAEVRLDSVPKAGRLPEQPDADEYAANVLQEADAVRLEYDLDAADAWCVLVAISTPGVGFSFEQLKTFPLQRAQLLSHFNKKDSNGAAPKTTIVTGKSVAQKYIYKLTDPQRLQAKHALAGRDAEVRTMMEILTRKGRSSILITGEGGVGKTALADALASAILQKQAPLQLQQTDIYALDYGAFIAGAAYKNELEDRLQQIMSQLQEAGRHVLFIDNLHTLLDKQPGSAGGIGNVLKAAMNKGDITLIATSTPEGFRKLIEPDGLLRHCFEVVQLAEPDEATAARMIQAVMPDYESYYNLKVAPEVISEAIKLSRRYLKERSLPDSAVNLLDRTLAAIRTTQDTGKITLDDLKAKLEAAGDSREELRWWYQQCMQRYSALVTTRLQPQQDIYKIDNEAALKTALLDIIAQLEPLVETQHVAVTGIDLATMIAESTGIPLGKIQSGERERLVNMDLELRKRVVGQDHALKTVSEAILESRSGLSRPGQPIGSFFFLGPTGTGKTELAKSLADFLFQDERCMIRFDMSEFKEEHSAALLYGAPPGYVGYEEGGLLVNKIRQQPYAVVLFDEIEKAHPSVFDIFLQIMDEGKLHDRLGKTGDFSNALILFTSNIGSDVIAQSFRQGVIPASQQLMEIMARNFRPEFLGRLTEIVPFGPIQQENVVKIFDIHLKHLLQLLTQQQITLDVSVAAREKLAAEGYSPLYGARPLKEVIRSRLRKPLSRMIIEGSLQPHTTVKLDIDAQGELQWQAGAQG; encoded by the coding sequence ATGACCCTGACTACATATACCATATATGCTCCTGAGGTGCAATCTGCTATTCGCATTGCACAGGCACTGGCCAAAGAACATCACCATGCTAATTATACGCCTGCCCACTTATTGCTGGCATGTCTGCACAAGGAAGTCGGAATAACGCCGCAGCTACAGGCAATGAACATCGATACTTATTACCTGGAAGAATGGGCAGAGGTAAGACTGGATAGTGTCCCGAAAGCAGGCCGTTTACCAGAACAGCCGGACGCAGACGAATATGCAGCGAATGTGCTGCAGGAAGCAGATGCCGTAAGACTGGAATACGATCTCGATGCAGCTGACGCCTGGTGCGTACTTGTTGCTATCAGCACGCCTGGGGTAGGCTTCTCTTTCGAGCAACTGAAAACATTTCCTTTGCAGCGGGCTCAATTACTCTCGCATTTCAACAAGAAAGATAGTAACGGCGCAGCGCCCAAGACGACCATCGTCACCGGCAAAAGCGTCGCACAGAAATATATTTATAAACTCACAGATCCGCAGCGACTCCAGGCGAAACATGCACTGGCTGGCCGCGATGCGGAAGTGCGTACGATGATGGAAATACTGACCCGTAAAGGACGTTCCAGTATTCTTATCACGGGAGAAGGCGGCGTGGGTAAAACCGCACTGGCAGATGCACTGGCAAGCGCTATTTTGCAAAAACAAGCACCTTTGCAATTGCAGCAAACCGATATCTATGCACTGGATTATGGTGCATTCATAGCAGGAGCTGCGTATAAAAATGAGCTGGAAGACAGATTGCAACAGATCATGTCACAATTGCAGGAAGCTGGTCGCCATGTACTGTTCATCGACAATCTGCACACCCTGCTGGATAAACAGCCGGGATCTGCGGGAGGCATCGGCAATGTACTGAAAGCAGCGATGAACAAGGGCGATATCACACTTATTGCTACCAGTACTCCGGAAGGTTTCCGTAAACTGATAGAGCCGGATGGCCTGCTGCGTCACTGTTTTGAAGTAGTGCAACTGGCAGAGCCGGATGAAGCAACAGCTGCCCGTATGATACAGGCAGTAATGCCGGATTATGAAAGCTACTATAACTTAAAAGTAGCGCCGGAAGTGATCAGTGAAGCGATTAAACTGTCACGCCGTTATCTGAAGGAAAGAAGTTTACCGGATAGCGCTGTGAACCTGCTGGACCGTACACTGGCCGCCATCCGTACCACCCAGGATACCGGAAAGATTACACTGGATGATCTGAAAGCAAAACTGGAAGCGGCAGGTGATAGCCGGGAAGAACTGCGCTGGTGGTATCAGCAATGTATGCAGCGTTATAGTGCATTGGTCACTACACGTCTGCAACCACAGCAGGACATTTACAAAATTGACAATGAAGCTGCCCTGAAAACAGCTTTGCTCGATATCATTGCGCAGCTGGAACCATTGGTAGAAACACAGCACGTCGCCGTGACAGGTATCGACCTGGCCACGATGATTGCGGAAAGTACCGGTATTCCATTGGGTAAGATCCAGTCAGGCGAACGTGAGCGCCTGGTGAATATGGACCTCGAATTGCGGAAGAGAGTGGTGGGGCAGGATCATGCCCTTAAAACAGTCTCCGAAGCCATCCTGGAATCACGTTCCGGTCTCAGCAGACCAGGACAGCCAATAGGCTCATTTTTCTTCCTGGGGCCGACCGGAACCGGGAAAACGGAATTAGCGAAATCTTTGGCAGACTTCTTGTTCCAGGATGAACGGTGCATGATCAGATTTGACATGTCCGAATTTAAAGAAGAACACTCGGCGGCATTACTATATGGCGCTCCGCCGGGCTACGTGGGATATGAAGAAGGGGGCCTGCTGGTAAATAAAATCCGCCAGCAACCTTATGCCGTAGTATTGTTTGACGAAATCGAAAAAGCGCATCCATCAGTATTCGATATTTTCCTCCAGATAATGGACGAGGGCAAATTGCATGACCGCCTGGGTAAAACCGGTGATTTTTCAAATGCCCTGATCCTGTTTACATCCAACATCGGTAGTGATGTGATCGCCCAGTCATTCAGACAGGGAGTGATCCCCGCCTCGCAACAACTGATGGAGATTATGGCCAGAAATTTCAGACCCGAATTTCTGGGCAGGCTGACAGAGATCGTTCCATTTGGTCCCATTCAGCAGGAAAATGTCGTGAAGATTTTTGATATCCATTTAAAACATCTGCTGCAATTGTTAACGCAGCAGCAAATAACCCTCGACGTTTCTGTCGCCGCAAGAGAAAAGCTGGCAGCAGAAGGGTATTCGCCGTTATATGGCGCACGTCCATTGAAAGAAGTGATCCGGAGCAGACTGAGAAAGCCCTTGTCACGAATGATCATTGAAGGCAGTCTGCAGCCCCATACGACCGTTAAACTGGATATTGACGCTCAGGGTGAGCTACAATGGCAAGCCGGCGCGCAGGGATGA
- a CDS encoding DUF5458 family protein — MAELQKQQEQQDQLQNAPSQQTASSLQENIDILAKFGGFDLLEGAIEGVQNLNPDRKARRNIFLTESTKKGERDKLKKTLELWEKVLTEAQDLPDMVSFCTEHSEQSERVLNSNLGEAVEATRELEQSYRNVALFFKNTESDKVKNVAFINVEQDQLKDLDNTRFIDAIHQELVSNYDRLDLRDNYSLLVIPGYLGSNKVLEKWAKIAYENKTMLITDFSHLDAPDDVMEMFELANLTGGEIHRSNVMMTCNWLVGRGKFDEINEQDNLYIPPSGALAGKVYKTLMSQVTAGKKFGGMNEVDGVKFELKKSEIAGLEKMGLIPMVKEYGKVMAFSAKTLFNGDNIGLQTYSVVRVFDYVTKVLMDFLNRRAFENFNANTRKDLMKQIIRFLDSITGPDKLIEDFNVRRFEQDPIQKDRIHLNIHLKPYFPAKNFLIKMEGHKGEDATEWDTEYEQDKA; from the coding sequence ATGGCTGAATTACAAAAACAGCAGGAGCAGCAGGACCAGCTGCAGAATGCGCCCTCCCAACAAACTGCTTCTTCTCTACAGGAGAATATAGATATACTGGCCAAATTTGGTGGTTTTGACCTGCTTGAAGGTGCGATCGAAGGTGTACAAAACCTGAACCCCGATCGTAAAGCACGTCGTAATATATTTCTTACAGAAAGCACCAAAAAAGGTGAACGCGATAAGCTGAAAAAAACACTCGAACTCTGGGAAAAAGTTCTGACCGAAGCGCAGGATCTACCTGATATGGTGAGCTTCTGTACTGAACATTCAGAACAGTCAGAGCGCGTATTGAATAGCAACCTCGGAGAAGCGGTAGAAGCTACCCGTGAACTGGAACAGTCTTACCGTAATGTGGCTTTGTTCTTCAAAAATACCGAGTCAGATAAGGTAAAGAATGTGGCTTTTATCAACGTGGAACAGGACCAGCTGAAAGACCTGGACAACACCCGTTTCATCGATGCCATACACCAGGAATTAGTGAGCAACTACGATCGTCTGGACCTGCGTGATAACTATAGTCTGCTGGTTATTCCAGGCTATCTTGGTTCAAACAAAGTACTGGAAAAATGGGCGAAGATCGCTTATGAAAATAAGACGATGCTCATTACAGACTTCTCTCACCTGGATGCACCAGATGATGTGATGGAAATGTTTGAACTGGCTAACCTCACCGGCGGTGAAATACACAGGTCTAATGTTATGATGACCTGTAACTGGCTGGTAGGTCGTGGTAAGTTTGATGAAATTAACGAACAGGATAACCTGTACATACCACCATCAGGCGCACTGGCTGGTAAAGTATATAAAACACTGATGTCACAGGTAACTGCCGGTAAGAAATTCGGTGGTATGAATGAAGTAGACGGTGTGAAATTTGAACTGAAGAAGAGCGAAATTGCAGGTCTGGAGAAAATGGGGCTGATACCCATGGTAAAGGAATATGGAAAAGTAATGGCGTTTAGTGCAAAGACTTTGTTTAACGGTGATAATATCGGTTTGCAGACTTATTCCGTAGTACGTGTATTCGACTACGTGACGAAGGTGTTGATGGACTTCCTGAACCGCCGTGCATTTGAAAATTTCAATGCCAACACCCGTAAAGATCTGATGAAACAGATTATCCGGTTCCTTGACAGCATTACCGGTCCTGATAAACTGATAGAGGACTTTAACGTACGCAGATTTGAACAGGATCCTATACAAAAAGATCGTATCCACCTCAATATTCACCTGAAACCATACTTCCCGGCTAAGAACTTCCTGATCAAAATGGAAGGACATAAAGGGGAAGATGCGACAGAATGGGATACTGAATACGAGCAGGATAAAGCATAA
- a CDS encoding DUF3347 domain-containing protein yields MKSLIIATTILFATFSAQAANPALSKLLSLYYDIKNALVSSDATTANAKAAEFVKAIAGVDMHALSAAEHEAFMPLQEKLTADASAIAATTDLNKQREQFKSFSNNFFTLAKTTKLSDTPVYQQYCPMQKSYWLSNEAAVKNPYYGKQMLTCGKVTETLK; encoded by the coding sequence ATGAAAAGTCTTATCATAGCAACCACTATATTATTCGCTACTTTCTCTGCACAGGCTGCAAATCCCGCATTATCTAAATTGTTATCACTTTACTACGACATAAAGAATGCACTGGTGAGCAGTGACGCTACTACGGCAAACGCTAAAGCGGCTGAATTTGTAAAAGCCATCGCTGGTGTGGATATGCACGCATTATCCGCAGCAGAACATGAAGCGTTTATGCCCTTGCAGGAAAAACTGACTGCGGATGCCAGCGCTATTGCTGCCACCACAGACCTGAATAAACAACGCGAACAATTCAAATCTTTCTCCAATAATTTCTTCACACTGGCCAAAACCACTAAGCTCTCAGATACTCCGGTGTACCAGCAGTACTGCCCTATGCAGAAAAGCTACTGGCTGAGTAATGAAGCTGCGGTAAAAAATCCTTACTACGGCAAGCAGATGCTTACCTGCGGAAAAGTAACCGAGACGCTGAAATAA
- a CDS encoding transglycosylase SLT domain-containing protein translates to MRIQLKILFVVSLWLCPLTGSAQQVNFCGEFVPMERDFVSYKLMDVIKGHLKYRNFLPVLKAKTDIYFPVIIPILHQYNIPEDFKYLPVVESGFTNATSAVGAQGVWQFMPETAAAMGLEVRYDNDERNHLLKSTHAACRYLQQLYSQLHSWTLAAAAYNAGAGNISRNMKRQGSSDYYQLVLNDETAQYIYKIIAIKQLFESPELYMPGFGYNVFNKGNANMSVFSTPASSIRQPGEAANKQVENNSGDFKSIRITVDTKTRGKLPVASAAFAAKLQKNNTFEDGQLISVLLLDDLQANGVYIRKNTKISGRGWIVSNRIYVDLGFGNTITLCDAGGKKGVPADALKAGRDVRLLKI, encoded by the coding sequence GTGCGTATCCAACTCAAAATATTGTTTGTTGTCAGTCTCTGGCTATGCCCATTGACAGGCAGCGCCCAGCAGGTGAATTTCTGCGGGGAATTCGTGCCTATGGAGCGCGATTTCGTTTCCTACAAATTAATGGACGTCATCAAGGGGCATCTGAAGTACCGCAATTTTCTGCCGGTATTGAAGGCGAAGACGGACATCTATTTCCCTGTGATCATTCCCATACTGCATCAGTATAATATACCAGAAGATTTTAAGTACCTGCCTGTAGTAGAGAGTGGTTTTACCAATGCCACCTCTGCTGTAGGCGCACAGGGCGTATGGCAATTTATGCCTGAAACCGCAGCAGCTATGGGACTGGAAGTAAGATATGACAATGATGAACGTAATCATCTGCTGAAATCAACACATGCCGCCTGTCGTTATCTGCAACAATTATATAGTCAGCTGCACTCCTGGACATTGGCGGCAGCAGCATATAATGCAGGCGCAGGTAATATTTCCCGTAATATGAAAAGACAGGGGAGTAGTGATTACTATCAGCTGGTGCTGAATGATGAAACTGCACAGTATATCTATAAGATCATTGCTATCAAGCAGCTGTTTGAAAGCCCTGAATTATATATGCCAGGCTTTGGATACAATGTTTTCAACAAAGGCAATGCAAATATGTCTGTGTTTTCCACACCGGCTTCCAGTATACGTCAGCCGGGAGAAGCAGCGAATAAACAAGTGGAAAATAACTCAGGGGATTTTAAATCTATCCGTATTACAGTCGATACGAAAACCCGTGGCAAACTACCGGTAGCAAGTGCTGCTTTCGCCGCGAAACTGCAGAAGAATAATACGTTTGAAGATGGTCAGCTGATCAGTGTTCTACTACTGGATGACTTACAGGCCAATGGTGTGTATATCCGTAAGAATACAAAGATTTCAGGTCGCGGCTGGATCGTCAGTAATCGTATTTATGTAGATCTTGGTTTTGGAAATACGATTACTTTATGTGATGCAGGTGGAAAGAAAGGAGTGCCGGCTGATGCCTTGAAGGCAGGGCGGGATGTGAGGTTGTTGAAGATATAG
- a CDS encoding helix-turn-helix domain-containing protein — MNTNLPIFDIPSTIRYYLSLDKPVTQSFGMDKYDELLHPDNFAVLSNEGSVKSGAPIRTDHYAIILCIRGTCQKTIGAFTFDVGPKSLHIVSPKHITSFDNASDDLLLYMVMFKKEFITDSFIKQSALDPLIDLNPSCAPVYTLSDVHFQKTKQLFERIDREYREGSPFFLQIVRLQVVELLYEVNRAFEKCQESRPNHQLTRQYSTFINFRDMVEEHFLDKRTVQEYADMLHISAKHLSEIVKQETGKNALQVIHSRLYLEAKLLLTTSSLSVKEISDQLNFDTSSHFSRFFKKFADENPSDFKKLSVA, encoded by the coding sequence ATGAACACGAACCTGCCAATATTCGATATACCGTCCACGATACGTTATTATCTGTCACTTGACAAACCGGTGACACAAAGTTTCGGGATGGATAAATACGATGAGTTGCTGCACCCTGACAATTTTGCTGTACTGAGCAATGAGGGGAGCGTAAAAAGTGGCGCGCCTATCAGGACCGATCACTATGCTATTATTTTATGTATCCGCGGCACCTGCCAGAAAACGATCGGCGCCTTTACGTTTGACGTAGGTCCGAAATCACTGCACATCGTATCGCCTAAACATATTACCTCATTTGACAATGCTTCTGACGACCTCCTGTTATACATGGTCATGTTCAAGAAGGAATTTATTACCGACAGTTTTATCAAGCAAAGTGCGCTTGATCCGCTGATCGATCTGAATCCTTCCTGCGCACCGGTATACACCTTGTCAGATGTTCATTTCCAGAAAACAAAACAACTGTTCGAAAGAATAGACCGCGAGTACAGGGAAGGTAGTCCTTTTTTCCTGCAGATCGTACGTCTGCAGGTCGTAGAACTCTTGTATGAAGTGAACCGTGCATTTGAGAAATGTCAGGAGAGCAGACCGAACCACCAGTTAACAAGACAATATTCCACCTTCATCAATTTTCGTGATATGGTGGAAGAACATTTCCTGGATAAACGAACGGTACAGGAATATGCGGATATGTTACATATCTCCGCAAAACACCTGAGTGAGATTGTGAAACAGGAAACCGGCAAAAATGCCTTACAGGTAATTCACAGTCGCCTGTACCTGGAAGCGAAATTATTACTGACGACTTCCTCTCTCAGCGTAAAGGAAATCTCGGACCAGCTAAACTTCGATACCAGTTCACATTTCAGTCGTTTCTTTAAGAAGTTTGCCGACGAAAACCCTTCTGATTTCAAGAAGTTATCTGTCGCTTAA
- a CDS encoding bifunctional helix-turn-helix domain-containing protein/methylated-DNA--[protein]-cysteine S-methyltransferase: MTTQELTDYERIANAIDYLKENFKKQPSLEEIAENVYLSPYHFQRMFTEWAGVSPKKFTQYLSVEYAKTLLKEKQTSLFDTAIETGLSGTGRLHDLFMKIEGMTPGEYKNGGEALSINYSFAESPFGPLILAATPKGLCYLAFGENRDLAFRELQEQFPNARYTQVLDMIQQNALYFFTQDWSTLGKVKLHLKGTPFQLKVWEALLQIPMGDLSTYGQVAIAAKADRAYQAVGTAIGNNPVAFLIPCHRVIRSNGEFGEYHWGSTRKMAMIGWEAAKSAPFDKA, encoded by the coding sequence ATGACTACACAGGAATTGACTGATTATGAGCGTATCGCCAACGCAATTGACTACCTGAAGGAGAACTTCAAAAAGCAGCCCTCACTCGAGGAAATTGCGGAGAATGTTTACCTCAGCCCCTACCATTTTCAACGTATGTTTACGGAGTGGGCAGGGGTAAGTCCGAAGAAATTCACCCAGTATCTGAGCGTTGAGTACGCCAAAACACTGTTAAAAGAGAAGCAAACTTCCCTTTTTGATACTGCCATAGAAACCGGTCTCTCAGGTACCGGCAGGCTACATGATCTTTTTATGAAAATAGAAGGCATGACACCGGGAGAGTACAAAAACGGGGGAGAAGCTTTGTCGATCAATTACAGTTTTGCAGAAAGCCCGTTTGGTCCACTTATTCTGGCGGCTACTCCTAAGGGGCTTTGTTATCTCGCATTTGGAGAAAACCGGGATCTGGCCTTTCGGGAGTTACAGGAACAGTTTCCTAACGCTCGTTATACACAGGTACTGGATATGATCCAGCAGAACGCCCTGTATTTCTTCACCCAGGATTGGAGTACCCTGGGAAAAGTGAAATTGCACCTGAAAGGCACCCCGTTTCAGTTAAAGGTCTGGGAAGCGCTTTTACAGATCCCCATGGGCGATCTCTCTACTTACGGACAAGTAGCGATAGCCGCCAAAGCGGACCGGGCCTATCAGGCAGTCGGTACGGCTATAGGTAATAATCCGGTTGCTTTTCTTATCCCCTGTCACCGGGTAATCCGTTCAAATGGTGAATTTGGTGAATATCACTGGGGAAGTACGCGTAAAATGGCGATGATTGGCTGGGAAGCGGCAAAGAGTGCTCCGTTTGACAAGGCTTGA
- a CDS encoding MBL fold metallo-hydrolase gives MKKQQALVKIKACAEHEWFSVAPGVWGVRDRIVNVYFVHDPSTNHWILVDTGLRGAAARIKRVARELFWPQATPAAIILTHGHFDHVGTVKQLADEWDVPVYAHYLEAPYLTGRSAYPPPDPSAGGGLFTWLSFLFPKNPIDLGGRLLLLPEQGNIPGLKEWKYIHTPGHAPGHISLYREHDGVLLAGDAFVTTQQESLLSVLKQERKLSGPPRYFTYDWLAAEKSVRHLASLQPSIVATGHGHPMEGEALAALQELADNFQEQAVPAHGRYTGDPAVAGISGVEYVPAPNNRKTLLRAAAVLALVGIGALLASEAKKRYS, from the coding sequence ATGAAAAAGCAACAAGCACTGGTTAAAATTAAAGCATGCGCAGAACATGAGTGGTTTTCTGTAGCACCTGGTGTATGGGGTGTACGTGACAGGATTGTCAATGTCTATTTTGTACATGACCCCTCCACGAATCACTGGATATTGGTAGATACAGGCTTGCGTGGCGCCGCTGCCAGAATCAAAAGAGTGGCCAGGGAATTATTCTGGCCGCAGGCAACACCTGCTGCCATTATCCTGACACATGGTCATTTCGACCATGTCGGCACTGTGAAACAGCTGGCAGATGAATGGGATGTACCGGTATATGCACACTATCTGGAAGCACCGTATCTGACAGGGCGTTCTGCTTATCCACCCCCTGATCCGTCAGCAGGTGGCGGGCTGTTTACCTGGCTCTCCTTTTTGTTTCCCAAAAACCCCATTGATCTTGGTGGACGATTACTGCTGTTACCTGAACAGGGAAATATTCCCGGACTAAAAGAATGGAAATATATCCATACCCCTGGTCACGCACCTGGCCATATCAGCCTCTATAGAGAACATGACGGTGTACTGCTGGCCGGAGATGCCTTTGTCACTACTCAGCAGGAATCATTACTGTCTGTTCTGAAACAGGAAAGAAAGCTGTCTGGTCCGCCCCGTTACTTCACATATGACTGGTTAGCTGCGGAAAAATCAGTACGTCATCTTGCATCATTACAACCCAGTATTGTGGCTACCGGTCACGGACATCCGATGGAGGGAGAGGCGCTTGCTGCATTACAGGAACTCGCAGATAACTTTCAGGAACAGGCTGTGCCGGCACATGGACGTTATACCGGAGATCCTGCCGTTGCAGGTATCAGTGGTGTAGAATACGTTCCGGCGCCTAATAATCGTAAAACCTTACTCCGGGCTGCTGCCGTGCTGGCACTGGTAGGTATAGGCGCATTATTGGCCAGTGAAGCAAAAAAGAGGTATAGCTAG
- a CDS encoding multicopper oxidase domain-containing protein has translation MKRFLLTVIVLLSYYFAFSQAPHTVRYDLYVSDSMMHNHGKMIHAMVINGGIPAPVLTFTEGDTAEIYVHNKMDMETSVHWHGLILPNRYDGVSYLTTAPIKAGETHLYKFLLVQNGTYWYHSHTMFQEQSGMYGAFIIKKRNAPTQLEHTLLLSDWTNENPAQVDRSLHMATDWYAVRKNSVQSYTEAIKAGRFSTKVTNEWKRMLAMDVSDVYYDQLFSNGKPVEVQTQFRKGDKVRLRVVNGSSSTYFWLKYAGGKITVVANDGMDVEPVIVDRLIVGVAETYDVEVDIPADSSYEFLATAEDRTRATSVFLGNGPQQKAEPLPRLRYFDGMKMMNDMMKMNGQMNDMGMSMSLQQMDMNAVMYPEDPGVTLNYAMLKSPVKTTLPEGAVKELHFNLTGNMNRYVWTINNKTVSESDKILIKKGENVRIVLYNGTMMRHPMHLHGHFFRVLNGQGEYSPLKNTLDIMPMETDTLEFAATESGDWFFHCHILYHMMSGMGRIFSYQESPPNPEIPDPKKAIRKIYADDRKIHAAARIGLESNSSDGEIVFANTRYRFQTEWRAGYNGENGYETESHFGRYLGQMQWLFPYIGWDMRYRRMHEPEKNLFGQVSTRNRRNVLHAGLEYTLPMLIIADASVDTDGRLRFQLSREDVPITRRLRFNFMANTDKEYMAGFRYIMTKYFSLSSHYDSDMGLGAGITITY, from the coding sequence ATGAAACGTTTTCTGTTAACAGTAATCGTATTACTGTCGTATTACTTTGCTTTCTCCCAGGCGCCCCACACCGTTCGTTATGACCTGTATGTCTCCGATTCCATGATGCACAATCATGGTAAAATGATACATGCAATGGTGATTAATGGTGGTATTCCTGCGCCGGTATTAACCTTCACAGAAGGTGATACCGCTGAGATCTATGTGCACAATAAAATGGATATGGAAACATCCGTACACTGGCATGGGCTGATACTGCCCAATCGCTATGATGGGGTGTCCTATCTTACAACTGCACCCATCAAGGCCGGAGAAACGCATCTCTATAAATTTCTGCTTGTGCAGAATGGTACCTATTGGTACCATTCTCACACTATGTTTCAGGAGCAGAGCGGGATGTATGGCGCCTTTATTATCAAAAAAAGAAATGCACCCACCCAGCTGGAACATACGTTGTTGCTGAGCGACTGGACAAATGAAAATCCGGCCCAGGTAGACCGGTCTTTGCACATGGCGACCGACTGGTATGCAGTAAGAAAGAACAGCGTGCAGAGTTATACAGAAGCTATTAAAGCCGGTCGTTTTTCCACCAAAGTGACGAACGAGTGGAAACGCATGCTGGCCATGGATGTCAGTGATGTATACTACGATCAGTTATTCAGTAATGGTAAACCGGTAGAAGTACAAACACAATTCAGGAAAGGAGATAAGGTAAGATTGCGCGTAGTTAATGGTAGTTCTTCTACTTATTTCTGGTTGAAATATGCCGGTGGAAAAATTACCGTTGTGGCCAATGATGGGATGGATGTCGAACCGGTGATTGTAGATCGTCTTATTGTAGGTGTTGCGGAGACATATGATGTAGAGGTGGATATTCCTGCGGACAGCAGTTATGAATTTCTTGCCACTGCGGAAGACCGTACGCGTGCTACTTCCGTCTTTCTGGGAAATGGTCCGCAGCAGAAAGCCGAACCTTTACCACGCCTCAGATATTTTGATGGCATGAAGATGATGAATGACATGATGAAGATGAATGGCCAGATGAATGATATGGGTATGTCAATGAGCTTGCAGCAGATGGATATGAATGCGGTAATGTATCCCGAAGATCCGGGTGTGACATTGAATTATGCCATGCTGAAATCGCCTGTGAAAACCACTTTACCGGAAGGCGCTGTGAAGGAATTACATTTCAATCTGACAGGCAATATGAATCGTTACGTATGGACGATCAATAATAAAACGGTTTCTGAATCAGATAAGATTCTTATTAAAAAAGGAGAGAATGTGCGTATCGTACTTTACAATGGTACGATGATGCGGCATCCGATGCACCTGCACGGGCACTTCTTTCGTGTACTGAATGGACAAGGTGAATATTCCCCGTTAAAGAATACGCTGGATATAATGCCGATGGAGACAGATACATTGGAATTTGCCGCTACGGAAAGTGGCGACTGGTTTTTCCACTGTCATATTCTCTATCACATGATGAGTGGTATGGGACGTATTTTCAGTTACCAGGAATCTCCGCCTAATCCGGAAATTCCTGATCCTAAGAAAGCGATCCGCAAGATTTATGCAGATGATCGTAAGATCCATGCTGCTGCCAGGATTGGTCTGGAAAGTAACAGCAGTGATGGTGAAATCGTATTTGCCAATACACGGTACCGTTTTCAGACGGAATGGCGCGCAGGATATAACGGAGAGAATGGTTATGAAACGGAAAGCCATTTCGGGCGCTATCTCGGACAGATGCAATGGCTGTTTCCTTACATAGGATGGGATATGCGTTACCGCCGTATGCATGAACCGGAGAAGAATCTGTTCGGACAGGTCAGTACCAGGAACCGCCGTAATGTATTACATGCAGGTCTGGAATATACTTTACCGATGCTGATCATTGCCGATGCATCCGTTGATACCGATGGGCGATTACGCTTTCAGTTAAGCAGGGAAGATGTGCCTATCACCCGCAGATTACGTTTCAATTTTATGGCGAATACGGACAAAGAGTACATGGCCGGTTTCAGGTATATTATGACGAAGTATTTCTCGCTCTCCTCACACTACGACAGTGATATGGGACTGGGCGCTGGTATAACAATTACCTATTGA